The Aneurinibacillus uraniidurans genome segment CCTTATCTTTTTCCTTTTGTTAGTGTTACTGTACGTGTATTCTGATCCCAGTCAATCACATAACCAAGCACTTGTGCGATCTCCCGTCCCTGTGCATATCCCGTATCCCCAATCACGAGGGTCGTCTGTAGTACACTCGTACCGAGCATAACCTTCCCGTTTGCAAATCCAACCGTAACTCCTGCCGCATTGCCCACTGCCCGCACTGGCAAATACGAAACACCGTCGCGGAGAATACCACTCGCATCTAACTTCGCACCATTAACGACTATACTACAAGCATTTGATGCCACTTTCGTCGGTTCAGGAATTACGACAGCCGCTGTCGGGCGTGCGGGTACTTGTCCACTTTGAAGCTGACTATATCGATAGCCAAATGTCATCTCGAAATGGGGCGTATCCTTAAACGTCCTGAAATCACCGCCCCAGGCAAATCCCTTCGATTTAAACACCTGCACCACTTGCTTCCATTCAGCACTGCTATCGTCCCATGTCACGTCTTTC includes the following:
- a CDS encoding M15 family metallopeptidase, producing the protein MTITWDWLVQKNFRLNDANLHPTVRQKAWDAIFALWQQGIYVLIAQGYRSIAEQNDLYAQGRTKPGKIVTNARGGQSYHNYGLAIDFALYTKDGKDVTWDDSSAEWKQVVQVFKSKGFAWGGDFRTFKDTPHFEMTFGYRYSQLQSGQVPARPTAAVVIPEPTKVASNACSIVVNGAKLDASGILRDGVSYLPVRAVGNAAGVTVGFANGKVMLGTSVLQTTLVIGDTGYAQGREIAQVLGYVIDWDQNTRTVTLTKGKR